One genomic window of Plasmodium relictum strain SGS1 genome assembly, contig: PRELSG_00_v1_28, whole genome shotgun sequence includes the following:
- a CDS encoding fam-j protein — MLYIFFFYSLQYFLLINICISQEPQEGNPDLSLEEIYSNIHTRNNFPNTGNSIDTVNIEQDEILDLENISSHFFIEEKNSHSDNEDYPFSMGLVDTINLEKSESCDITNILDEVQCSLMDSLIKPFYPSFESDYTIDATHEKLFSVNNLMNTENVEHEDSVEIQNSLGEILSALPDSHTQPLDLPLEYENSTVHTETRCFNISLMDTKDQKHNDLYNPQSILDYSSGTPIYLKGGFLELLLEDQYPSISYENVLPTTSSLTIPRSVKNEEYDKLQIIPVDSPTEKPAKAINDNKDMSSVEEIEQISEECMRNEKNEEKIDEQIREENMFGEQNFSIDLPDINPSMNINSDNTPSRKKKGKKRNYEDIDNLGDQNIEENICIKSKKNYAYNQIGDDLVSSISNIFKMQINCLPDSVVLSLQKLRDILDDDNKSTYNNIEKKMNINILLLREIITEEIKKMNPSDLRVIREYYDENIKEEKLVKSINRSILSFNHETSHEFNRKEIHKKIKQILEIFEDLANEHRFLRDLYHLKSDVMDKFIYNKLFSFSLIQSLEVCKRIFGLFQRMDELIERAEKSIKDGFILVDRSYFCETQKIMSSLYISINATIRNNLVKMDYILKKLNLSYKNHSIIVEVIFHFFKKENAKNMEKLKPYMNNPYKKNSLEAIYDFLLEEESCISCIHNEASEIFNVNLNEKNKEGMSFDDLISNENYADHLFSLYEILMKLIGGLFTKRQLTIIMEVRRSLYNMNSLRARKYISYKTKKILNKEHQLNLISQIEKEKCRMENIKLNIKRLHLFVTTKDEIKRIKVSSHLVDKINRISSILHFICKITYESEDKTNPKKKKTRIGSILLALYYANQRLLEFTENEIQ, encoded by the exons atgttatatatattttttttttattccttgcaatattttttattaattaatatttgCATTTCACAAGAACCACAAGAGGGAAACCCAGATTTATCTTTAGAAGA aATATATTCAAATATTCATACAAGAAATAACTTTCCTAATACTGGAAATTCTATTGATACAGTAAATATAGAACAAGATGAAATTCTTGATTTAGAAAACATATCTAGTCATTTCTTTATAGAAGA aaaaaattcaCATTCTGATAATGAAGATTACCCTTTTAGCATGGGTTTAGTTGACACAATAAATTTAGAGAAAAGTGAGTCATGTGATATAACAAATATTTTAGATGAAGTACAATGTTCGTTAATGGATTCGTTAATTAAACCTTTCTATCCATCTTTTGAAag TGATTACACAATTGATGCTACTCATGAAAAACTATTTAGTGTAAACAATTTAATGAATACAGAAAATGTAGAACATGAAGACTCTGTTGAAATACAAAATTCCTTAGGTGAAATTCTAAGTGCATTACCAGATTCTCATACACAACCTTTAGATTTACCTCTTGAAta tgAAAACTCAACTGTTCATACTGAAACACGGTGTTTTAACATAAGTTTAATGGATACAAAAGATCAAAAACATAATGATTTATATAATCCACAATCTATTTTAGATTATTCATCAGGAACTCCCATTTATTTGAAAGGGGGATTCCTTGAGCTACTCCTAGAAGA tcaATATCCTTCTATTAGTTATGAAAATGTGCTTCCCACTACTAGCAGTTTAACGATCCCAAGAAGtgtaaaaaatgaagaatatgATAAATTACAAATTATTCCTGTTGATTCTCCTACAGAAAA acCTGCTAAAGCTATTAACGATAATAAAGATATGAGCTCAGTAGAGGAAATTGAACAAATATCAGAAGAATGCAtgagaaatgaaaaaaatgaagaaaaaattgatGAACAAATTCGTGAAGAAAATATGTTTGGAGAACAAAATTTCTCTATTGATTTACCTGATATCAA tccTAGTATGAATATCAATAGTGATAACACGCCGTCACgcaaaaaaaaaggaaagaaGAGAAATTACGAAGATATTGATAATTTAGGTGATCAGAatattgaagaaaatatatgcattaaatcaaaaaaaaattatgcttATAATCAAATTGGTGATGATCTTGTTTCTTctatttcaaatattttcaaaatgcAAATTAACTGTTTACCAGATAGTGTAGTTCTAAGTTTACAAAAATTAAGAGATATATTAGACGATGACAATAAAAGtacatataataatatagaaaaaaaaatgaacataAACATTTTGCTATTAAGAGAGATTATAACtgaggaaataaaaaaaatgaatccTTCTGACTTAAGAGTAATAAGAGAATACtatgatgaaaatataaaagaagaaaaattagtAAAAAGCATTAATAGAAGTATTTTGTCATTTAATCATGAAACGAGCCATGAATTTAATAGAAaagaaatacataaaaaaataaagcaaaTTTTAGAAATTTTTGAGGATTTAGCCAATGAGCATAGATTTTTGCGGGActtatatcatttaaaatcAGATGTTATGGATAAATTCATAtacaataaattattttctttttcacttATTCAGTCATTAGAAGTCTGTAAACGTATTTTTGGATTATTTCAACGCATGGATGAATTAATAGAACGTGCAGAAAAATCAATTAAAGATGGATTTATATTAGTAGATCGTAGTTATTTTTGTGAGACTCAAAAGATTATGTCTAGTCTTTATATATCGATAAATGCAACTATTAGAAATAATTTGGTTAAAATGGactatattttgaaaaaattgaatttatcatataaaaaCCATAGTATAATAGTAGAagttatttttcatttttttaaaaaagaaaacgcaaaaaatatggaaaaattaaaaccTTACATGAATAAtccttataaaaaaaattctttagaAGCAatttatgattttttattagagGAAGAAAGTTGTATTTCATGCATCCATAATGAAGCATCtgaaatttttaatgtaaatttaaatgaaaaaaataaggaagGAATGTCCTTTGATGATTTAATAAGTAACGAAAATTATGCAGATcatttattttctctttatGAGATCCTTATGAAATTAATCGGAGGTTTATTTACTAAGAGACAGTTAACCATTATTATGGAAGTACGTAGATCATTATATAATATGAATTCATTGAGAGCAAggaaatatatttcatataaaacaaaaaaaattttaaataaagagcaccaattaaatttaatttctcaaatagaaaaagaaaaatgtagAATGGAAAATATTAAgcttaatataaaaagattaCATTTATTTGTTACTACaaaagatgaaataaaaCGTATTAAAGTATCAAGCCATTTagtagataaaataaatagaattTCATCAATTTTACATTTCATTTGTAAAATAACATATGAAAGTGAAGATAAAACTaatcctaaaaaaaaaaagactagAATAGGAAGTATTTTGCTTGCATTATATTATGCCAACCAAAGGCTTTTAGAGTTTACTGAAAAtgaaatacaataa